The Bacteroidota bacterium genome window below encodes:
- a CDS encoding DUF2569 family protein has product MFENTAEWEGTCVLNGSLGTCFKCKKTFEITNQDIASKNFICSECKASNKIIVVDETLVGIKGWLLFFSICLVLSLMSAFANLGEISIFQDNLDKNSVPYNSIFLNIAFMVRIIVFLYLSYVHYLFFSKNIKFRKEFNKYIFFTILAVIFSNLLLYSSITSSIYYKKLSDTSSNILSSTIINIITLTVYWVIWSSYFRKSKRFMNTFFTK; this is encoded by the coding sequence ATGTTTGAAAATACAGCCGAGTGGGAAGGAACATGCGTTCTCAATGGTTCGTTAGGAACTTGTTTCAAATGCAAAAAAACTTTTGAAATAACTAATCAAGATATTGCAAGCAAAAACTTTATTTGTAGTGAATGTAAAGCGTCTAACAAAATAATTGTTGTAGACGAAACTTTAGTAGGTATAAAGGGATGGCTTTTATTTTTTTCTATATGCTTAGTATTAAGTCTAATGAGTGCTTTTGCTAATTTAGGAGAAATTTCTATTTTTCAGGACAACCTTGATAAAAATTCAGTCCCTTATAATTCCATTTTTCTTAATATTGCATTTATGGTGAGAATAATAGTTTTTTTATATTTATCATATGTACATTATCTTTTCTTTTCAAAAAATATTAAATTCAGAAAAGAATTTAATAAATATATTTTTTTTACAATTCTTGCTGTAATATTTTCAAATTTATTGCTTTATTCATCCATCACCTCTAGCATTTATTACAAAAAGTTAAGTGACACTTCTTCAAATATATTAAGTAGTACTATAATAAATATTATTACTTTAACTGTTTATTGGGTAATCTGGAGTAGCTACTTCCGTAAATCAAAGAGATTTATGAATACTTTTTTTACAAAATAA